From Nguyenibacter vanlangensis, one genomic window encodes:
- a CDS encoding GntR family transcriptional regulator, with the protein MRDAAKDDAHKTPHLIEDRIIHAALSGRIAPGERLGEKELSEIFGVSRTLVREAMMRLQARGIVEVSARRGWFVVEPSVREAQNTIDARRALEVGMLVTLGRVDAAAIRALRAHVHAEQQAIAGGDRAERSYLLGHFHVCLAETLGNPVLAALLQDLTTRTVLIAALYQSSHDAHESCREHDEIIDALEHGDTQGAARLMDTHLRHVEKALNYRSASNRLDHLKAALQATPR; encoded by the coding sequence ATGCGAGACGCCGCCAAAGACGATGCACACAAGACGCCGCACCTGATCGAGGACCGCATCATTCATGCGGCGCTCTCGGGCCGCATCGCGCCCGGCGAACGGCTGGGCGAGAAGGAATTGTCCGAAATCTTCGGCGTCTCCCGCACCCTGGTGCGCGAAGCGATGATGCGCCTGCAGGCCCGTGGCATCGTCGAGGTCTCGGCCCGGCGCGGCTGGTTCGTCGTCGAACCCTCGGTGCGCGAAGCCCAGAACACCATCGACGCCCGCCGCGCGCTGGAAGTCGGCATGCTGGTCACGCTCGGCCGGGTGGACGCGGCCGCGATCCGCGCATTGCGCGCGCATGTCCACGCCGAACAGCAGGCCATCGCCGGCGGCGACCGCGCCGAACGCAGCTACCTGCTCGGCCATTTCCATGTCTGCCTGGCCGAAACCCTTGGCAATCCGGTGCTCGCCGCCCTGCTGCAGGACCTGACCACCCGCACCGTGCTGATCGCCGCCCTCTATCAATCCTCGCACGACGCGCACGAATCCTGCCGCGAGCATGACGAGATCATCGACGCGCTCGAACACGGCGACACGCAAGGCGCCGCACGGCTGATGGACACGCATCTCCGCCATGTCGAGAAGGCGCTGAACTATCGCAGCGCCTCCAACCGGCTGGACCACCTCAAGGCCGCGCTCCAGGCCACGCCGCGCTGA
- a CDS encoding allantoate amidohydrolase, giving the protein MPHSPLATPTRSPGARPSGDRPSGARAVSRCDLLGEVPYSDVPGQLFRPYLGGGHAATLDRIAAWMAEAGMRARIDPAGNIVGRYEGSMPDAPALLLGSHVDSVRDAGRYDGMLGVMLGIETVAHFAERGRRFPFALEVIGFGDEEGSRFPVSMLCSRAVAGALAGQDMAQDMVDAQGTSLADALGGFGLDLARFSQAARRRADVLAYVEAHIEQGPVLEAADRPLGVVSAIAAQYRFQADVTGVAGHAGTMAMDLRRDALAAAAEMVLAIERIGGGGPPDLVATVGRLAVGPGVPNVVPGTVGFTIDVRAGTHAVRDGAARAIRAALSEIAARRQVTLDLAQQQDLPATPCDPALTGLLEEAVRQATGHAPHVLVSGAGHDAMAMARLAPVGMLFLRCAGGISHNPAEAVDEADADCALRALTDFVARFAEAHQAGRR; this is encoded by the coding sequence GTGCCCCATTCCCCCCTTGCCACACCAACTCGCTCCCCCGGCGCCCGTCCCTCCGGTGATCGCCCTTCCGGTGCCCGCGCGGTATCGCGGTGCGACCTTTTGGGCGAGGTACCCTATTCGGACGTGCCGGGGCAGTTGTTCCGGCCCTATCTGGGCGGCGGGCACGCGGCGACCCTGGACCGGATCGCCGCCTGGATGGCCGAGGCCGGGATGCGCGCGCGCATCGACCCGGCGGGCAACATCGTCGGCCGGTATGAGGGCAGCATGCCCGACGCCCCGGCGCTGCTGCTCGGCTCGCATGTCGACAGCGTGCGCGACGCCGGCCGCTATGACGGCATGCTGGGGGTGATGCTGGGGATCGAAACCGTCGCCCATTTCGCCGAACGCGGCCGGCGCTTTCCCTTCGCGCTCGAAGTGATCGGCTTCGGGGACGAGGAAGGCTCGCGCTTTCCGGTCTCGATGCTGTGCAGCCGCGCGGTGGCCGGCGCGCTGGCCGGCCAGGACATGGCCCAGGACATGGTCGACGCCCAGGGCACCAGCCTGGCCGACGCGCTCGGCGGCTTCGGCCTCGACCTGGCCCGCTTCAGCCAGGCCGCGCGGCGCCGCGCCGACGTGCTGGCCTATGTCGAGGCCCATATCGAACAGGGCCCGGTGCTCGAAGCCGCGGACCGGCCGCTGGGCGTGGTCAGCGCGATCGCCGCGCAATATCGCTTCCAGGCGGATGTCACCGGGGTGGCCGGCCATGCCGGCACCATGGCGATGGATCTGCGCCGCGACGCGCTGGCCGCCGCGGCCGAAATGGTGCTGGCGATCGAACGGATCGGCGGCGGCGGCCCGCCCGACCTGGTGGCCACCGTCGGCCGGCTGGCGGTCGGTCCCGGCGTGCCCAACGTGGTGCCCGGCACGGTCGGCTTCACCATCGACGTCCGCGCCGGCACCCATGCGGTGCGCGACGGCGCGGCCCGGGCGATCCGCGCCGCCCTGTCCGAGATCGCCGCCCGCCGCCAGGTCACGCTGGACCTGGCGCAGCAGCAGGATTTGCCGGCCACCCCGTGCGACCCGGCGCTGACCGGGCTGCTGGAAGAGGCGGTGCGGCAGGCCACCGGCCACGCGCCGCACGTGCTGGTCAGCGGGGCAGGGCACGACGCCATGGCGATGGCCCGCCTGGCGCCGGTCGGCATGCTGTTCCTCCGCTGCGCCGGCGGCATCAGCCACAACCCGGCCGAGGCGGTCGACGAAGCCGACGCCGACTGCGCGCTGCGGGCGCTGACCGATTTCGTGGCGCGCTTCGCCGAAGCGCACCAGGCCGGCCGGCGCTGA
- a CDS encoding alanine--glyoxylate aminotransferase family protein, with translation MFGQIDPPHRLLMGPGPVNVHPRVLRAMAADMLGQFDPEMTGYMNQTMALYRHVFMTENRWTFLVDGTARAGIEAALVSLVEPGARLLVLRAGRFGLLLSEIAGRIGADIRTLDIPWGEVATRGQIEAAIVEHQPQIFAAIHGDTSTTMAQPLDGVGDICRRHGVLSYVDATATLGGMAVATDAWGVDVVTGGLQKCMGGPPGSAPITISDRAAAHIMARRHVEAGIRTADSRDGARPRIGSNYFDLAMVMDYWSEQRLNHHTEATSMLYAAREAARIMVEEGLEARFARHRAAGAAMGAGLRAMGLALYGQDAHRMTNVTGVHIPDCIDGEAVRTRMRAEFEIEIGTAFGPLAGKIWRIGAMGYNAMKHKVLITLAALEASLRAEGFSLPQGNAVDAARASYAAA, from the coding sequence ATGTTCGGACAGATTGACCCGCCGCACCGGCTGCTGATGGGCCCGGGTCCGGTGAACGTGCATCCGCGGGTGCTGCGCGCGATGGCGGCGGACATGCTGGGGCAGTTCGACCCGGAGATGACGGGGTATATGAACCAGACGATGGCGCTGTATCGTCATGTGTTCATGACGGAAAACCGCTGGACCTTCCTGGTCGACGGCACGGCGCGGGCGGGGATCGAGGCGGCGCTGGTCTCGCTGGTCGAACCGGGGGCGCGGCTGCTGGTGCTGCGCGCCGGTCGCTTCGGCCTGCTGCTGTCGGAAATCGCCGGGCGCATCGGCGCCGACATCCGCACCCTCGACATCCCCTGGGGCGAAGTCGCGACCCGCGGGCAGATCGAGGCCGCGATCGTCGAGCACCAGCCGCAAATCTTCGCGGCCATCCACGGCGACACCTCCACCACCATGGCGCAGCCGCTGGACGGGGTGGGGGACATCTGCCGCCGCCACGGCGTGCTGTCCTATGTCGACGCCACCGCCACCTTGGGCGGCATGGCGGTGGCGACCGATGCCTGGGGGGTGGATGTGGTGACGGGCGGCCTGCAGAAATGCATGGGCGGCCCGCCGGGCTCGGCGCCGATCACGATCTCGGACCGCGCGGCGGCGCACATCATGGCCCGCCGCCATGTCGAGGCCGGGATCCGCACCGCCGACAGCCGCGACGGCGCGCGGCCGCGCATCGGCTCGAACTATTTCGACCTGGCGATGGTCATGGATTACTGGTCCGAGCAGCGGCTGAACCACCATACCGAGGCGACCTCCATGCTCTATGCGGCGCGCGAGGCGGCGCGGATCATGGTGGAAGAGGGGCTGGAGGCCCGCTTCGCCCGGCACCGCGCGGCCGGGGCGGCGATGGGCGCCGGGCTGCGCGCCATGGGGCTGGCCCTGTATGGCCAGGACGCGCATCGCATGACCAACGTCACCGGCGTGCACATCCCCGATTGCATCGACGGCGAGGCGGTGCGCACCCGCATGCGCGCGGAATTCGAAATCGAGATCGGCACCGCCTTCGGCCCCCTGGCGGGGAAGATCTGGCGCATCGGCGCCATGGGCTACAACGCCATGAAGCACAAGGTGCTCATCACCCTCGCCGCACTCGAAGCCTCCCTCCGCGCCGAGGGCTTCTCTCTCCCGCAAGGCAATGCCGTCGACGCCGCGCGTGCGTCCTACGCGGCCGCGTAA
- a CDS encoding metallophosphoesterase family protein codes for MKIAVIADSHGNLLALQAVLRDIGRLHPDLVVNLGDLVSGPFDPAGSADAQMALGAATLAGNHERQVLAGATGASDAFARPRLADRHLAWLHTLPPTLSLLDGDLFACHGSPAGGDLDYLLEDVSAGHAALAPDETIRRKLAGIGHARVVLCGHTHIARIVTAGDVLVVNPGSVGMPSFRDDRPCPHVMDAGSPHARYATLTRAPQGWAATLHAVPYDHQAAARQAERNGRSEVAFAVRTGRSP; via the coding sequence ATGAAGATCGCGGTCATCGCGGATAGTCACGGCAATCTGCTCGCGCTGCAGGCGGTGCTGCGCGACATCGGCCGCCTGCACCCCGACCTGGTCGTCAATCTCGGCGATCTCGTCTCGGGCCCGTTCGACCCGGCCGGCAGCGCCGATGCCCAGATGGCGCTGGGTGCCGCGACCCTGGCGGGCAACCACGAACGGCAGGTGCTGGCCGGTGCGACCGGCGCCTCCGACGCTTTCGCCCGTCCCCGCCTCGCCGACCGGCACCTGGCCTGGCTGCACACCCTGCCGCCGACGCTCAGCCTGCTCGACGGCGATCTCTTCGCCTGCCACGGCAGTCCGGCCGGCGGCGATCTGGATTATCTGCTCGAAGACGTCTCCGCCGGCCACGCCGCCCTCGCCCCGGACGAAACGATCCGCCGCAAGCTGGCCGGCATCGGCCATGCCAGGGTCGTGCTCTGCGGCCACACCCATATCGCGCGCATCGTCACCGCCGGCGACGTGCTGGTCGTCAATCCCGGCAGCGTCGGCATGCCGTCCTTCCGCGACGACCGCCCCTGTCCCCACGTCATGGACGCCGGCAGCCCCCACGCCCGCTACGCCACCCTGACCCGCGCGCCGCAAGGCTGGGCGGCCACCCTCCACGCCGTGCCCTACGATCACCAGGCCGCCGCCCGCCAGGCCGAACGGAACGGCCGGTCCGAAGTCGCATTCGCCGTCCGGACAGGCCGCAGCCCGTAA
- a CDS encoding VC0807 family protein, with protein sequence MTTQPAPQSSGLLAWFRRAGWKAALDVGTNIVLPVLVYDAVRPAWGAAGGLMAASLPPLLFSAGEFCLTRRIDALSFIVLAGIMLSLLALLGGGSEKFLQLREKMVTAVIGIAFLGSAAIGRPLVYPLALATLRRTAPSAAVAFQARRDHPAIRRVMLRMTLVWGAGLLADALAGVALVFALGVRAYLLVAPLLSYGSIIGLTLWTAWYRRRALTGFADIAAVPSLRRAALTADNNADKSAARSEKPA encoded by the coding sequence ATGACGACGCAGCCCGCCCCGCAATCCTCCGGCCTGCTGGCCTGGTTCCGCCGTGCCGGGTGGAAGGCCGCGCTCGATGTCGGCACGAATATCGTCCTGCCGGTCCTGGTCTATGATGCCGTTCGCCCGGCCTGGGGCGCGGCCGGGGGCCTGATGGCCGCGTCCCTGCCGCCCCTGCTGTTCAGCGCGGGCGAATTCTGCCTGACGCGCCGCATCGACGCGCTGTCGTTCATCGTGCTGGCGGGCATCATGCTGTCCCTGCTGGCGCTGCTGGGCGGCGGTTCGGAAAAATTCCTGCAACTGCGTGAAAAGATGGTGACGGCCGTCATCGGCATCGCCTTCCTCGGCTCGGCCGCGATCGGCCGGCCGCTCGTCTATCCGCTCGCCCTCGCCACCCTGCGCCGCACCGCCCCTTCCGCCGCCGTCGCCTTCCAGGCCCGGCGCGACCATCCCGCGATCCGCCGCGTCATGCTGCGCATGACCCTGGTCTGGGGCGCCGGCCTGCTCGCCGACGCCCTGGCCGGCGTCGCCCTGGTCTTCGCGCTCGGCGTCCGCGCATACCTGCTGGTCGCGCCGCTCCTGTCCTATGGCAGCATCATCGGCCTCACCCTCTGGACCGCCTGGTATCGCCGCCGCGCCCTGACCGGCTTCGCGGACATCGCCGCCGTTCCCTCCTTGCGGCGCGCTGCTCTCACCGCGGATAATAATGCCGATAAGTCCGCAGCACGCTCGGAAAAGCCTGCCTGA
- a CDS encoding DegT/DnrJ/EryC1/StrS family aminotransferase, whose product MRVGQVPFLETNVAQLSGLLREINEIEESGIYSNYGPVNTKFESALISTVFGGVGSCVTVCNATIGLMIALKYVTRHVDRSQKPYVLMPSFTFAAAAHAVIWAGFTPLFADIDPQSWTMSAESEAQILASQASKIAAIFPYAAFGNAIDLGRYIDFYESYGIPTVVDAASSLGSLNLAGHGFGTGFPFPIVFSLHATKALGVGEGGFIYSDDAGMIQQLRAMGNFGFERPRHATIDGINSKMPEISALLGLDGLKRLEAISRKKDELAQMYRDCLPDFTFQTVLGRRSAYQFMPVLLPERGASRRDQVLARMKDSQIGTATYFSPHLAEQKYFVPRAETTSLPVTDRIASGVVSLPLGHRMTSDTIQFVCDEFRRSCQQEFN is encoded by the coding sequence ATGCGCGTGGGGCAGGTGCCATTTTTAGAAACCAACGTAGCTCAGCTCAGCGGCCTTTTGCGGGAAATCAATGAAATAGAAGAATCCGGGATCTATAGTAACTATGGTCCCGTGAATACGAAATTTGAATCCGCGCTTATTTCGACAGTGTTCGGCGGTGTCGGAAGCTGCGTGACCGTATGCAATGCGACCATCGGTTTGATGATCGCCCTCAAATATGTAACGCGGCATGTCGACCGGTCTCAAAAACCATATGTTCTCATGCCGTCCTTTACCTTCGCCGCCGCGGCCCATGCGGTCATATGGGCGGGCTTCACGCCGCTCTTCGCCGATATCGATCCGCAGAGCTGGACCATGAGCGCCGAGTCGGAGGCGCAGATCCTGGCCTCCCAGGCTTCGAAAATCGCGGCGATCTTTCCCTACGCCGCGTTTGGAAACGCCATCGATCTCGGGCGCTACATCGATTTTTACGAATCGTACGGCATTCCCACCGTCGTGGACGCAGCATCGTCCCTGGGCAGCCTGAATCTGGCCGGGCACGGGTTCGGCACCGGGTTTCCCTTCCCGATCGTCTTTTCTCTTCACGCCACCAAGGCGCTGGGCGTCGGAGAAGGCGGCTTCATCTACAGCGACGATGCCGGGATGATCCAGCAGCTCCGCGCCATGGGCAATTTCGGCTTCGAGCGCCCGCGCCACGCGACGATTGACGGGATCAATTCAAAAATGCCCGAGATCAGCGCCCTCCTCGGACTGGACGGGCTGAAAAGGCTGGAAGCCATCAGCCGGAAAAAGGACGAGCTGGCGCAGATGTACCGGGACTGCCTGCCGGATTTCACGTTCCAGACGGTTCTCGGCCGGCGCTCGGCCTATCAGTTCATGCCGGTACTCCTGCCCGAGCGCGGCGCGTCCCGCCGGGACCAGGTGCTTGCCCGCATGAAGGACAGCCAAATCGGCACCGCGACATATTTCTCGCCCCATCTCGCCGAACAGAAATATTTCGTCCCCAGGGCCGAAACGACGTCTCTGCCGGTCACTGACCGCATCGCGTCGGGCGTCGTATCCTTGCCGCTCGGCCACCGGATGACGTCCGACACGATTCAATTCGTATGTGATGAATTCAGGCGCAGTTGCCAGCAGGAATTCAATTGA
- a CDS encoding FAD-dependent oxidoreductase yields the protein MPDFLYEERRFQLVIVGGGPAGIAPLLAAHHAGQLDDLLSAGVAIVERSGALGAGTIGHYAINSDSSGATFVDCLRSPVPTPLTALYDHPLAKSLAAAGDGAVPLRDAGRFLALVGAALEAMIRDYAGCAVLTCHTACHVRRDRDGWRVTVRDEHGNQRALHARNVVLATGGHQPEERLAAERVGGATLVDLCGDRLVQSGDVLGLGGLQRMADRLSGLDDPRVAVVGGSTSAAAVCHALLNRMPTVRFKAGGVTLLHRRPLRIYYPDAQSALAEGYTEFDEEDICGISGKVFRFAGFRLDSRELIMQARGIGGRAPEPRLALHCLRRSANPQTLDSQPLDSQTLDPQALGILNRADIVVAAVGYRPRALPVMDMDGTPIRLLSQTGPQQPLVDGQCRVLDGAGTALPNLFGIGLSAGFVPRGALGGEPSFRGQANGLWLWQKDVGGLIVDAVRRPPKPASRQPLQENVDAWS from the coding sequence ATGCCCGATTTTCTCTACGAGGAACGACGCTTCCAGCTCGTGATCGTCGGCGGCGGCCCGGCCGGAATCGCGCCGCTCCTGGCGGCCCACCATGCCGGGCAACTCGATGATCTTCTGTCCGCAGGGGTGGCGATCGTCGAACGGTCCGGCGCGCTGGGCGCGGGAACGATCGGTCACTACGCCATCAATTCCGACAGCAGCGGCGCCACCTTCGTCGATTGCCTGCGCAGCCCCGTCCCGACGCCCCTGACGGCTCTATACGATCATCCGCTTGCGAAAAGCCTCGCCGCGGCCGGGGACGGGGCGGTGCCGCTGCGCGATGCCGGACGCTTCCTGGCCCTGGTCGGAGCGGCGCTGGAGGCGATGATCCGCGATTACGCGGGCTGCGCGGTCCTGACATGCCACACGGCTTGTCACGTGCGCCGCGATCGGGACGGCTGGCGCGTGACGGTCCGGGACGAACACGGCAACCAGCGCGCGCTGCATGCCCGAAACGTGGTGCTGGCCACCGGCGGCCATCAGCCGGAAGAGCGCCTCGCGGCCGAACGGGTCGGCGGCGCCACGCTCGTGGATCTGTGCGGCGACCGCCTGGTCCAGTCCGGCGACGTGCTCGGCCTCGGCGGCCTGCAGCGCATGGCGGATCGCCTGTCCGGCCTGGACGACCCGCGCGTCGCCGTTGTCGGCGGATCGACCAGCGCCGCCGCGGTCTGCCACGCATTGCTGAACCGCATGCCCACGGTGCGCTTTAAGGCAGGCGGCGTCACGCTGCTGCATCGCCGCCCGCTGCGCATCTACTACCCGGATGCCCAAAGCGCCCTGGCCGAGGGCTACACCGAATTCGACGAAGAGGATATTTGCGGCATCAGCGGCAAGGTTTTTCGTTTCGCCGGTTTCCGGCTCGATTCACGCGAACTGATCATGCAGGCCCGTGGCATCGGCGGCCGCGCGCCGGAACCAAGGCTGGCACTGCACTGCCTGCGGCGATCCGCCAACCCCCAGACCCTTGACTCCCAGCCCCTCGACTCCCAGACCCTCGACCCCCAGGCCCTGGGCATACTGAATCGGGCCGATATAGTCGTCGCCGCCGTCGGCTATCGGCCGCGCGCCCTGCCTGTCATGGACATGGACGGCACACCCATTCGCCTCCTGTCCCAGACCGGGCCGCAGCAGCCGCTCGTTGACGGACAATGCCGCGTCCTGGACGGGGCCGGCACTGCCCTGCCCAATCTCTTCGGCATCGGCCTGTCCGCCGGCTTCGTTCCGCGCGGCGCCCTGGGTGGAGAGCCGAGCTTCCGCGGCCAGGCGAACGGGTTGTGGCTATGGCAGAAGGATGTCGGCGGCTTGATCGTCGACGCCGTGCGCCGCCCGCCGAAACCGGCCTCCCGGCAGCCCCTGCAAGAGAACGTGGATGCATGGAGCTGA
- a CDS encoding acyltransferase: protein MKNTEIADGGTGDEIAAINRGTPARLAALDSVRGLAALIVVIHHCFLTQPAFCDFFFSTWQTPAHTLGQYILFYTPARIVWSGYEAVTLFYVLSGLVLALPWAERRVPAYRTFVIKRVARIYFPYCAAILGAAVLNLVFRRWAGVPGASEWVTRMNWSHPLTLWTLVDHALMYGHRNSVNGAIHSLIWEMRVSLLFPFLILPIARYRARGAIAVLAGLAAFVVFLQFCVGGGFGAHGALLSSMEYRTTDKLGYEIQWTAYYACFFVMGSLIGFYLQPIRNALTTLSVRGRLALLLGGLFVFQGHWSQIHALQETMVAFGSVMVITASLSPGMTERILLRPSLRFLGRISYSLYLVHVPLILAIVSLLQAVPLPFLLAVVPPLSIALGWLFHVTIADPSARFGQRVARMLDHRGVLGSPAPARRNWSQI, encoded by the coding sequence TTGAAGAACACCGAAATCGCCGATGGCGGCACAGGCGACGAAATCGCCGCCATCAACCGGGGTACGCCGGCGCGCCTGGCGGCGCTTGATTCCGTACGTGGCCTCGCCGCGCTGATCGTGGTGATCCACCATTGCTTTCTGACGCAACCCGCCTTTTGCGATTTTTTCTTCTCCACCTGGCAGACCCCGGCTCATACGCTGGGGCAATATATTCTTTTCTACACGCCGGCCCGCATCGTCTGGAGCGGTTACGAGGCCGTGACGCTCTTCTACGTCCTCAGCGGCCTTGTCCTGGCCCTTCCCTGGGCCGAACGCCGGGTGCCGGCCTACCGTACATTCGTCATCAAGCGCGTGGCCCGCATCTATTTTCCGTATTGCGCGGCGATCCTGGGCGCCGCGGTGCTGAACCTCGTCTTCAGGCGGTGGGCCGGCGTGCCGGGCGCCAGCGAATGGGTCACCAGGATGAACTGGTCGCATCCGCTCACCCTGTGGACGCTCGTGGACCATGCCCTGATGTATGGCCACCGCAACAGCGTGAACGGCGCCATCCACTCCCTGATCTGGGAAATGCGGGTCTCGCTCCTGTTTCCGTTCCTGATCCTGCCGATCGCGCGCTACCGGGCGCGGGGGGCCATCGCGGTCCTCGCGGGTCTGGCGGCCTTTGTCGTCTTCCTTCAGTTCTGTGTCGGCGGCGGCTTCGGCGCGCACGGCGCCCTGCTGTCGAGCATGGAATATCGCACGACGGACAAGCTCGGTTATGAAATCCAGTGGACGGCGTACTATGCCTGCTTCTTCGTGATGGGATCGCTGATCGGCTTCTACCTTCAGCCGATCCGCAACGCCCTGACGACATTGTCCGTCCGCGGGCGGCTGGCATTGCTGCTCGGCGGCCTGTTCGTCTTTCAGGGACATTGGTCGCAGATTCATGCCCTGCAGGAAACCATGGTCGCGTTCGGATCGGTCATGGTGATCACCGCATCCTTGTCGCCCGGCATGACCGAGCGCATCTTGCTGCGTCCGTCGCTCCGTTTCCTGGGGCGCATCTCCTACAGCCTGTATCTCGTCCATGTGCCGCTGATTCTGGCGATCGTCAGCCTCTTGCAGGCCGTGCCGTTGCCCTTCCTCCTCGCCGTCGTTCCGCCCCTCTCCATCGCCCTGGGCTGGCTGTTCCACGTGACGATCGCGGATCCCAGCGCGCGGTTCGGCCAGCGGGTCGCAAGGATGCTGGATCACCGCGGCGTCCTCGGGTCCCCCGCCCCCGCCCGTCGAAACTGGTCACAAATATGA
- a CDS encoding LysE family translocator: MPPAPQWIGFALLALGMALTPGPNMVYLISRSISQGAKAGLVSLGGVALGFVIYMLCAVLGLTALLLAVPFAYDTVRLAGAGYLAYLAWQALRPGGRSPFQVRTLPRDSARRLFTMGLVTNLLNPKIAIMYLSLLPQFISRAPHGSVRGDILSQSLILGGTQIALSVAVNAVIAVMAGTIATFLNRRPAWLRLQRWVMGTVLAGLAVRMATQNRPA; this comes from the coding sequence ATGCCCCCTGCCCCGCAATGGATCGGTTTCGCCCTGCTGGCGCTGGGCATGGCGCTGACGCCGGGACCGAACATGGTCTATCTGATTTCGCGTTCGATCTCGCAGGGGGCGAAGGCGGGGCTGGTCTCGCTGGGAGGTGTCGCGCTGGGGTTCGTCATCTACATGCTTTGCGCGGTCCTGGGGCTGACGGCGCTGCTGCTGGCTGTGCCGTTCGCCTATGACACGGTGCGGCTGGCGGGGGCGGGCTATCTGGCCTATCTGGCCTGGCAGGCGCTGCGGCCGGGCGGGCGGTCGCCGTTCCAGGTGCGGACGCTGCCGCGGGACAGCGCGCGGCGGCTGTTCACCATGGGGCTGGTGACCAACCTGCTGAATCCGAAGATCGCGATCATGTATCTGTCGCTGCTGCCGCAATTCATCAGCCGTGCGCCGCACGGGAGCGTGCGGGGCGACATCCTGAGCCAGTCGCTGATCCTGGGCGGGACGCAGATCGCGCTGAGCGTGGCGGTGAACGCGGTGATCGCGGTGATGGCCGGCACGATCGCGACCTTTCTGAACCGGCGCCCCGCCTGGCTGCGGCTGCAACGCTGGGTGATGGGCACGGTCCTGGCCGGGCTGGCGGTGCGGATGGCGACGCAGAACCGCCCGGCATAG
- the xylB gene encoding xylulokinase: MTYLGLDLGTTATKAILVDDGQTVLAAATAASQVLQPRPGISEQDPESWIAAARAVLAQLRADAPQAFAAVRAIGLSGQMHSVAPLDRDWRPLRPALLWNDERGQDQALRLQQAVPGLARITGVRPMASFSAAKLLWLKDDEPALFARIRHVLWPKDYLRLWLTGQAASDMSDAAGTQLFDQAARAWSAPILGAIGLDGATLPPLSEGTAPAGHLRPAVARELGLSPDVVVATGGGDTPVGAAGLGCADAGQAFLSLGTGAVYVAVRESYDPDPDISLHDFAHCLPGRWYQMAAMLNGGSCLAWVAALCREPDIAALLDKVQARGAAPGRILFQPYLRGERTPYHDPAARGAFIGLDAMTDEVDLARAVLEGVAFSLRLGQDLLAGRQSPAGPLPIIGGGGRSLAWTRIIATVLDRPLVIPHNAEHAAALGAARLAMIAHGTSQADALRPFNPARTVEPDRDAVPLYAERYARFRRLYPALHDLTA; the protein is encoded by the coding sequence ATGACCTATCTGGGACTCGATCTCGGAACCACCGCCACCAAGGCCATTCTCGTCGATGACGGCCAGACGGTACTGGCCGCCGCCACCGCCGCGTCGCAGGTGCTCCAGCCGCGCCCCGGCATCAGCGAACAGGATCCCGAAAGCTGGATCGCCGCCGCCCGCGCGGTGCTGGCGCAACTGCGCGCCGATGCGCCGCAGGCCTTCGCCGCCGTCCGCGCCATCGGCCTGTCGGGGCAGATGCACTCCGTCGCGCCGCTGGACCGGGATTGGCGTCCCCTGCGCCCGGCGCTGCTGTGGAACGACGAACGCGGCCAGGACCAGGCGCTGCGTTTGCAGCAGGCGGTCCCTGGCCTCGCCCGCATCACCGGCGTCCGCCCCATGGCCAGCTTCAGCGCCGCGAAACTGCTCTGGCTGAAAGATGACGAACCCGCCTTGTTCGCCCGGATCCGCCATGTCCTGTGGCCCAAGGATTATCTGCGCCTGTGGCTGACCGGCCAGGCGGCGTCCGACATGTCCGACGCCGCCGGCACCCAGCTCTTCGACCAGGCCGCCCGCGCCTGGTCCGCCCCGATCCTCGGCGCGATCGGCCTCGACGGCGCGACCCTGCCCCCTCTGTCCGAGGGCACGGCCCCCGCCGGCCACCTGCGCCCCGCCGTGGCGCGGGAACTCGGCCTGTCGCCGGATGTCGTGGTGGCGACCGGCGGCGGCGATACGCCCGTCGGCGCGGCGGGGCTGGGCTGCGCCGATGCCGGGCAGGCGTTCCTCTCGCTCGGCACCGGCGCGGTCTATGTCGCGGTGCGCGAATCCTACGATCCCGACCCCGATATCAGCCTGCACGATTTCGCCCACTGCCTGCCCGGCCGTTGGTATCAGATGGCCGCCATGCTCAATGGCGGCAGTTGCCTGGCCTGGGTCGCCGCCCTGTGCCGCGAACCCGACATCGCCGCCCTGCTGGACAAGGTCCAGGCGCGCGGCGCGGCACCGGGCCGCATCCTGTTCCAGCCCTATCTGCGCGGCGAACGCACCCCCTATCACGACCCCGCCGCCCGTGGCGCCTTCATCGGCCTGGACGCGATGACCGACGAAGTGGACCTCGCCCGCGCGGTGCTCGAAGGCGTCGCCTTCTCGCTGCGCCTGGGGCAGGACCTGCTGGCAGGCCGGCAATCGCCGGCCGGCCCGCTCCCCATCATCGGCGGCGGCGGACGCAGCCTCGCCTGGACCCGCATCATCGCCACCGTGCTGGACCGCCCGCTGGTCATCCCGCACAATGCCGAACACGCGGCGGCACTGGGCGCCGCCCGCCTGGCGATGATCGCCCACGGCACCAGCCAGGCCGACGCCCTGCGTCCTTTCAACCCCGCCCGCACCGTCGAACCGGACCGCGACGCGGTCCCGCTCTACGCCGAACGCTATGCACGCTTCCGGCGTCTCTACCCCGCGCTCCACGACCTGACCGCCTGA